The stretch of DNA GCTGCAAGCACAGCATGGGGTGGGGAGGCGCAGGCACCCTTGGGCTGACAGGCCTGGGGAGCATCCTTCGCGACTGCTGCCTGCTCAGACTAAACGGGCATCGCTAAGCTGGCACCTATGGGGATTGGCACCTCTGCTCCTGTGGGGAATGGACATTTGAAAAAGAACGGACTGGCCTGAGCGGCGGCACACCGCCCCCCACCCCACTTTCCTTCCCCAAGCACTCTTCTTCCCATTGCAAAATCAGAACCTCCGGGGCCCGGGCTGCCTCCTTGGGCTTGCGAGCAcagcatggggtgggggaagcagCGGCGCCTTCTTGGGCTTAAAGACCCCCGATTCCTGGGTAAGAGGGCATCGCTAGGGTGACCCCTCCCTGCTCCCGTGGGGAGCGGCAGGCAGTAAGTCAGAATAATGACTCGCGGGCTATTCTGGCCCAACCTCACTTTgcagtggaagaaactgaggcagagagttgCGCCGCGCTCTCGGGCTCCTGCCCCCACTTCGGGGGGGGCGGGGAGCGAGGGGCCCTGCCGGGACGGGAGCCCCGCTTCTCCGAGCCCCCACCCTGCCTTCCCTGCGTGTGGCCGGCCAGAGCGCCAGCTCGGGGAGCGATCCACAAGTCTTTGTGACAGTTGGGgcgccggggcggggggggggagtgggCACACGTCCCCGCGTCGTGGGGGGGGGCCAGGGTGGTCCTAGGCCATGCACACCCGAGGGTGGCCTTCCCCGGGAGGGGCCGGGCCAGCTGGGGGGGGgcgccctcccccccccccccccccccccgctccgtGCCCTCGGCGCGGCCGCCCCTCCGGCTTCGCGGGCCCCGCCCGCCGCTcccgcggccccgccccggccccgccccggccccggcccgctcGGAAAACCCGGAGGAGCGGActccgccccccgccccccgccccccggcgcGGCCCGGACTCGGCGCCCCCTCCCTGGGCATGCTCACTGAGGCCGGGCAGCTCCGGGGCTCGGCGTCGGGAGCTGGGGCGGCCGGACAGGGGGCGCGGGCAGCGCGGGGCCCCATGCGCCGCGCGCCCGGGGCTGGGGCGCAGTCAGCAGCCGCCGGCGCCCGTGCCCGCCGCCAGCAGCGCCGGAGAGGGGGAGCCGCGGCGCGGGCGGCGGCTAGCGGCGGCCGCCGGCCAGGGCAGCCCCCCGGGccgggcagcggcggcggcggcgcggagCCATGCGCGAGTACAAGGTGGTGGTGCTGGGCTCGGGCGGCGTGGGCAAGTCGGCCCTGACCGTGCAGTTCGTCACGGGCTCCTTCATCGAGAAGTACGACCCCACCATCGAGGACTTCTACCGCAAGGAGATCGAGGTGGACTCGTCGCCCTCCGTGCTGGAGATCCTGGACACGGCGGGCACCGAGCAGTTCGCCTCCATGCGGGACCTGTACATCAAGAACGGCCAGGGCTTCATCCTCGTCTACAGCCTGGTCAACCAGCAGAGCTTCCAGGACATCAAGCCCATGCGCGACCAGATCATCCGCGTCAAGCGCTACGAGCGCGTGCCCATGATCCTGGTGGGCAACAAGGTGGACCTGGAGGCCGAGCGCGAGGTCTCCTTCGGCGAGGGCAAGGCCCTGGCCGAGGACTGGAGCTGCCCCTTCCTCGAGACCTCGGCCAAGAACAAAGCCTCGGTGGACGAGCTCTTCGCCGAGATCGTGCGCCAGATGAACTACGCCGCGCAGCCCAACGGGGACGACCGCTGCTGCGCCGCCTGCGCCATCCTCTGAGGGGCCCCGGCCCGGGCCGCCGGGGGCCGCGCTGCCGGCGGGGCCCCTCGGCCCTCGCGGCCGGCCCTCTCCGAGCATGACCCTTCCTCcctcccgccccgccccccgacggagccgcgggcccccccccccagacgGAGAGAGAAGctgccgcggggccccccccagACGGAGAAGCTGCCGCCGGCCGGGCCAGGAAGGGGGCCAGGGGAGGAGAGCGGGTCCTGGAAGGCGCCCCCCGGGCCGGACTGCGGATGTCTATGCAAAG from Macrotis lagotis isolate mMagLag1 chromosome 6, bilby.v1.9.chrom.fasta, whole genome shotgun sequence encodes:
- the RAP2B gene encoding ras-related protein Rap-2b; protein product: MREYKVVVLGSGGVGKSALTVQFVTGSFIEKYDPTIEDFYRKEIEVDSSPSVLEILDTAGTEQFASMRDLYIKNGQGFILVYSLVNQQSFQDIKPMRDQIIRVKRYERVPMILVGNKVDLEAEREVSFGEGKALAEDWSCPFLETSAKNKASVDELFAEIVRQMNYAAQPNGDDRCCAACAIL